The Epinephelus lanceolatus isolate andai-2023 chromosome 10, ASM4190304v1, whole genome shotgun sequence genomic sequence TGATACAACTTTAGATCTATCCAAAAAAAGACATTCTTTGTTAGGCATACCGTCTGTGTCTGCTGTCTAATAATCCACTCTTCCCTGCAGGTGTTCTTGGTATTGACTGCTCAGCTGTTGGTGACATTCGCCTTTGTGGCTGTTTTCACCTTCGTGCATGAAGTCAAGGCATTTGTCATGGTGAACATCTGGACCTACTTGGTGTCCTACGCTGTTTTCTTTGTGTCCGTCTGTGTGATCAGCTGCTGTGGAAGCGTTCGCCGAAGACATCCTTGGAACCTGGTTGCATTGGTAGGCGTgctttcactttgttttttcaaaatagaAGTAAGCGAGAGGAGGAATTACAGCTCAGGAAGTCCTGTGTTATCTGATCTGGAATACTGAATCTCCATTGTGTTGGACTTCTGGTTTTTGAACCATACAGCTTTTCTGTTatactttgttttaaaaatggaattgaataaacaacaaagaataATGTGTTGTGGTACAATAAGACACGACACTGCTTCCTGCTGAGAAGctgacattttgtatttttgaagtTTTCAGCCTACAGTTGTGATATAAGGCATCCTTATTCTCTAGTTTACACAGATTCTATTCAAGCTGAGCCTCACAAATGTTATTATCATCATATAACTACACAATGATTTGCCATTTCTTACTTATGCCATGAAAGCTGTGCTCCGTTCAGACATGTTGCAGCAGTGCTGATTAACTGTGTATGTGCTtcttgttttcagtctgtcttgACTCTCAGTATGTCCTACATGGTGGGAATGATCGCCAGCTTCCACGACACAGAGTCAGTGGTAATGGCAGTGGGCATCACAGCAGTGGTGTGCTTCACAGTGGTCCTCTTCTCTCTGCAGGTTTGTATCCGTCAGTCCCTTCCTCTGGTATGCATGTCTTGCACATCGATCACGCTCTGACCTTTTATGTCTCTCTTGGCTTCCTCCAACAGACCAAGTACGACTTCACTTCCTGTTATGGTGTGCTTTTCGTCTGTTTAATTGTCCTGATCATCTTCGGCCTCCTCTGCATCTTCATCCGCGACAGGATTCTGCACATTGTGTACGCTGGACTGGGAGCTTTGCTCTTCACCTGTGTAAGTACTTTgacaaaccattgttttccaGCTTCACTGTATATGATGAATGTGACTGCAGACATTGGTAGTAGCAATATTAAAAGTAATTCTGAGATCTCAGTCACCTCTGGTCTGATTGAACAAAACTGGGATGATGCATTTTTGCGCCAtttctcattttaaaatgtgcacTAAATAGCCTAATAGTTGCTATAGATGAAAAGCACGGTATCTGATTGGTCATAATTGATTTTTGACAAAAACTTTTGAAAGTATGATACCTCTTGGCACTAATTTGTCGCATTTGGTAACCTAATGTAAGTTATGGTCAACGTTTCAAACTAAAATGCCTAAAATCTGCTATGTCAATCCTGCCACGAAGGACACTGATCACCTGTAAATTCCTCTTTTTGTGCGTTTTCATAGTTTTAACCATAAAAGACTGGTGCAGAGATCATGTTTTTAATAGGCCAACCCGGAAGTTAatatcgccctggttccctcaacaaaaagccaatgagatttttccattggattttggattattacaTGAAATGAGCTCTGTGGCAAGCAGAACTTTCTGATACTtgaacattttgttcagcaagttaatcttcacaaatgaacaccacgtCTCTGATTTTTGAGGCttaaatgcaattgccagaagtCAAAAGCTAATGTtgggctataaacaaactacaccacggtcttGTGACTTCAGCGCCGccaccacaacgaggctgtaaagccatgttcggCACAATGGCATCAGCCACTTGTTATCAACCACCTTTTAAAGACATGtacaagcttcaaaattcacaagggGGGTATTTacagatgtattttatgttgtagaacaaaacgtgaaaatctctgaagcttgtgttaaccacagaccttacgtcaggcatctaaccaaaaatccattcaaaaaacacactgacctTGTGACGAGAGAACAGGGAGTGCCagaatgctaactcatttctgcaTTTTACGACTCATTCATGTACCACTCTATTTTGATGTACAATGGAATGATTATGATCCTCTGGTGGTTTGTGTTTCATTACATTAAAATGCCTAAGAGGTAGCTTGTGTAGTGTTTTTAAACAGTTTCCAGTGTGACCTCAGCATAGcttaaaacatcacatttaaatAAGTTAAGCAGCAACATGTCTTCCCAGAACGTAATCTAGCTGGTAATCTAATGGTTAACCACAACGTCAGTTGTTTGATTCCTGCTTGGgtacctttgttgcatgtcgcACCCTTCTCTCACCATTCCTCCTTCCCTCCGAGGGCTCAACCAGTTAAACCagttttgattttgtgttaAAGGGTAACTCTCATTGACTGTATCGGCATTGTGTCCTAGGTAGAGAGGTGAGACGGACAAGGGTCGATTTCAGTGTGAGTGGCACACGGAACAAATTATGTGATTGGTTGCAGATGGGGGAGCACAATTGTGATATGTTGCCACAGCCCGGAAACAAACATGGTTGTTTCAACAACGTGGAGATGTGGCAAGACTTTGAACTGCACTGGCTGTCTGTGTTTCACATAGTGTATGGGAACATCATGAGAGAAGCATCCAGTGACACAGAAACAGGTCACAAACAAATTGAAGGCACTGAAGAAGCAGTACACCTGAAGTAATCATAATATTACAGGCCACACCAGTTAACTGTGTACATTGTTTTGTCAAACTAATACACTGTACAATGAGGAATTAAGTACTGAAAGTTCTGAATATGACGTGTAAACCCTACACTCATTTCCAGCTTGTGGGGTAACTGGTATGCATTGCTCCTGAGTTGCGACGCAGGTCACATCTTAATTGTCAGGATTAGGCTCACTTAGACTTAGGGTTTAttgtccccaaggggaaattatttTTCCCAGCACTGTTCCTTATCAgacaacagcaaatacacagcACACAGTAACATCATGGACCACATTATACATACTCTACAACAGCACAGCACACATTAACATATTAGACAACATCACAGTAACAACACAGACTCAGGCCTGTTATCAAGCTCTGgtattatcattatatcagtggcataaaacTCACTtcaaatgataataatattatcAGTTGAAATTATTTCTGGGGCAAAATATCATCCACCAAAAGTAGTTATTGTTACAGACTGAGATGGGAAAGATTCACgtttcctttctctctgttcTGGCTGTCAAAATGCAACCAAAAAAAGGAATTAGAAAAACCCTTTTGACTGTGTGGTCTGGATTACGCAGATGAACGGGTAGTGTTTCTTGAAagatgagtttttcaaatgttttttccaCTTGCTGCAAGAATCACATTGATCTTCATTATGTCAGGGCAAAAGTAGAAATGTCTCGCAAATATTTCCAGACAAAACCAAATGATTTGCATAGATGGAACTAGCAGTAAGtgacaaaatatgtttcttttgttgttggaaaaagacaaaaatgtgacCGATTGTGACTTGCCTTTGTGTTGCAGTTCTTGGCGGTGGACACGCAGCTGCTGCTGGGCAACAAGGAACTGGCCCTGAGTCCAGAAGAATACATCTTTGGTGCTCTCAACCTGTACATGGACATCATCAACATCTTCCTCTATATTCTTGCCATTGTTGGAAGAGCGAGGGGGAGCTGAGCAGGAGGAACAACAGAAATAAATTCTGAAGGAAAATTACTTTGAGTTCACGTCTAGAAGTCACTTTTATTTCGTCTTGTAGTGCGCATTAATCATAGCTTGAGGATAATTTGCTTCACCCTgtgtaaatgtgatttttttgatAATATATATAGATAGTCTATGTTGTAGTTTGGGGGTTTATGAAAGTTTTATGAGGTATATGACGTGTTGTACAGAACTTAATTTTGATTTAGAAAgttaaacaaaatcaaaactgtATAAACATTTGACACTAGCTTTTTTTCCCTGGGCTTTCAACTGTATCACAGTCTTCATCAGCAAAAGGAGTTTGatcagttgtcatggagataaAAGTGTTGACATCTTGTTGTGTGGTTATTTCCAAGGTCAAGATTGAATATAACCGACAAGCTAGTGAGGATGAGAAGGTGCAGGGAAGAAATCATTCCTTCTGCACATCCATCACCATGACAACTGAGTAAACTACATCAGTTGGTGAATACTGTGATGTGATTGAAAGCCCTAATTGAAGCTAGTAAGCAgaccttgtttttgttttgtttgttttttgtcaaacCACTATTTCCAAGGTGAAAAATAACCTTTACTGCtgtataaagttttttttaaacctgatCTCTGTCATTTGTATGAAGTGAACACCATAGCAACCGTGTTCCGTTATGATCTGATCTGCTGTTGTGTCAGCCTCCACAAAGTTTTGGGTGTCTGTGGCTCAGCTGTGTAACTGGGAGCCCCAAAATGGATCGGGAGCACACCGTTGTCGCCTTGCTGTCACGAAATGAACAACTCGTGCAGGAAAATGATGTGTTGAAGTCGGTGCTAGATGTAGTCAAGGAAAACAGAGACCTGAGAGTGAAGATGCAACGGCCCGACAACAGCGCTCGTGAGGAATTAGCAGgtattgtggttgtttttatctgccactagatggcagcagcGTTGTCAGGGCGGTAGCAAAAGAATTAAGatataattaagcaatatcacacgagagggagtgatgtactgtgatatcgtcacggctgtgattcggtcgtaggcacgagACCGCAGGCcgagttcaacagttaaataagcaaggctgattaagaaatgttgaaaaatgaggacaaaatagataatttaagcattttatttgtcttccgccaacaaaaatagttccctcaggactccgctgtcgccgttgctatgtaacgcagacatggtgcgccaggcacttactctttatacacatttatctgcacgtttccattaattgtgcagccggtgaaataagtctctggtgact encodes the following:
- the grinab gene encoding glutamate receptor, ionotropic, N-methyl D-aspartate-associated protein 1b (glutamate binding) isoform X1 — encoded protein: MTTEKTTYSPVEGLSSPPTLPGQPAFPVAFDMNMAGPNMYGGPAPGGAPAPTGFLASSDAPAPTGFLAPGGISAPGGFPAPGGFPAPGGFPAPGEFPAPGGLPLPPPTAFGRAVPGAFGTTDPQGGSPYSSPGQGFSGNDEVFHNEDDPPPFHENQDFDFGLDNKSIRRAFIRKVFLVLTAQLLVTFAFVAVFTFVHEVKAFVMVNIWTYLVSYAVFFVSVCVISCCGSVRRRHPWNLVALSVLTLSMSYMVGMIASFHDTESVVMAVGITAVVCFTVVLFSLQTKYDFTSCYGVLFVCLIVLIIFGLLCIFIRDRILHIVYAGLGALLFTCFLAVDTQLLLGNKELALSPEEYIFGALNLYMDIINIFLYILAIVGRARGS
- the grinab gene encoding glutamate receptor, ionotropic, N-methyl D-aspartate-associated protein 1b (glutamate binding) isoform X2 yields the protein MTTEKTTYSPVEGLSSPPTLPGQPAFPVAFDMNMAGPNMYGGPAPGGAPAPTGFLASSDAPAPTGFLAPGGISAPGGFPAPGGFPAPGGFPAPGEFPAPGGLPLPPPTAFGRAVPGAFGTTDPQGGSPYSSPGQGFSDEVFHNEDDPPPFHENQDFDFGLDNKSIRRAFIRKVFLVLTAQLLVTFAFVAVFTFVHEVKAFVMVNIWTYLVSYAVFFVSVCVISCCGSVRRRHPWNLVALSVLTLSMSYMVGMIASFHDTESVVMAVGITAVVCFTVVLFSLQTKYDFTSCYGVLFVCLIVLIIFGLLCIFIRDRILHIVYAGLGALLFTCFLAVDTQLLLGNKELALSPEEYIFGALNLYMDIINIFLYILAIVGRARGS